The Mytilus edulis chromosome 12, xbMytEdul2.2, whole genome shotgun sequence genome contains a region encoding:
- the LOC139497513 gene encoding uncharacterized protein encodes MENQLKTPDKLNFEVTDLAHTCKKWKEEFSLYAELALDGKDDKFKVKMFKYLIGSRGREVYDTLTFAETENDRTVDIVLQKFDTYCNPLKNETVERHKFNSRTQQSGESVSKYYTELKLIAAHCGYGALEESLIRDQIVCGIKDTQVRERLLRDSKLTLKGCLDTCRATELSKERIKEIENSPAEVHAVKSPSHGASARHKNNYETPKSKIDCRYCGRKHEPSKQKCPAYGQSCRKCNKKDHFAALCGRNKPQQHNSRGNQRNQRVNLMCDDEDSDEYYETIKTVTGTTTKHVYATMNVNDRPIKFQIDSCASCNVIPMNKLKGLECKIVKSSTALTTYDNSEIRPLGKTILKLVNAKNGKSYAETFIVVKENTTPILGNQTIQHMNLVTINYDNIQALNINEISLSEKSVFRQYKDVFDGTGCLPGTYRLEIDETVRPAVHPPRKIPVALRDKLKT; translated from the coding sequence ATGGAAAATCAGCTGAAAACGCCGGACAAACTGAACTTTGAAGTTACCGATCTTGCACACACATGTAAAAAGTGGAAAGAAGAATTCTCACTGTATGCCGAGCTAGCATTAGACGGTAAAGATGATAAATTCaaagttaaaatgtttaaatacttGATCGGAAGTAGAGGACGAGAAGTGTACGATACTTTGACTTTTGCTGAGACTGAAAACGATAGAACAGTTGATATTGTGCTTCAGAAATTCGACACTTATTGCAATCCGTTGAAAAATGAGACAGTTGAGCGACATAAATTTAATTCTAGGACACAACAGAGTGGTGAGTCCGTATCTAAATATTATACAGAACTGAAATTAATAGCAGCACATTGTGGCTATGGAGCGCTTGAGGAGTCACTTATAAGAGATCAGATAGTGTGTGGAATAAAAGACACCCAGGTACGTGAACGATTATTACGCGATAGTAAATTGACACTGAAGGGTTGTTTAGACACCTGTAGAGCTACAGAACTTTCAAAGGAGCGTATTAAAGAGATAGAAAATTCTCCAGCAGAGGTGCATGCAGTTAAGTCGCCAAGTCATGGTGCAAGTGCAAGACATAAGAATAACTATGAAACACCGAAGTCTAAGATAGATTGTCGTTATTGTGGACGCAAGCATGAGCCAAGTAAGCAGAAATGCCCTGCTTATGGACAATCGTGTCGTAAATGCAACAAGAAAGATCATTTCGCAGCCTTGTGTGGACGTAACAAACCGCAACAGCACAACAGTCGTGGAAATCAAAGGAACCAACGAGTAAACTTGATGTGTGATGATGAAGATTCTGATGAGTATTATGAAACTATTAAAACTGTAACAGGCACTACTACAAAACATGTATATGCTACGATGAATGTGAACGATCGTCCAATAAAGTTCCAAATTGACAGTTGTGCAAGTTGTAATGTTATTCCGATGAACAAACTGAAAGGACTAgaatgtaaaattgtaaaatctAGTACTGCCTTAACGACTTACGACAACTCTGAAATAAGACCGCTTGGAAAGACCATATTAAAATTGGTAAATGCTAAGAATGGCAAAAGTTACGCCGAGACATTTATTGTTGTAAAGGAAAACACAACACCAATTTTGGGTAATCAGACTATTCAACACATGAACTTAGTAACAATTAATTATGACAATATCCAGGCGTTAAATATCAACGAGATAAGTTTATCCGAAAAGTCAGTATTTAGGCAATACAAGGACGTGTTTGACGGAACAGGCTGTTTACCAGGAACATATCGTCTCGAAATAGATGAAACCGTTAGACCAGCGGTGCACCCACCACGCAAGATACCTGTCGCGTTGCGCGATAAGCTGAAAACTTAA